The following are encoded together in the Gadus chalcogrammus isolate NIFS_2021 chromosome 2, NIFS_Gcha_1.0, whole genome shotgun sequence genome:
- the LOC130370116 gene encoding charged multivesicular body protein 6-like: MGNVFGRKSHPSRITEQDRAILQLKQQRDKLKQYQRRITLQLEKERLLAKQLLKDGRKEKALVLLKKKRYQDQLLEKTDNQISNLERMVQDIEFTQIELKVIEGLKVGNDCLKSMHEVMSIEDVERIMDETQEAIEYQRQIDELLAGTLTQEDEESVLAELRALTQEEEVQLPDVPTDPLPEVPEAANVQPDRMRAKENDMPEMLAA; encoded by the exons ATGGGAAACGTTTTTGGGAGAAAGAGTCACCCTTCTCGAATCACAGAGCAGGACAGAGCTATACTG CAACTGAAACAGCAGAGGGATAAACTGAAGCAGTACCAGAGGAGAATCACACTACAATTGGAGAAAGAAAGGCTTCTGGCCAAACAGCTGTTGAAAGATGGGAGAAAGGA GAAGGCACTGGTTCTTCTTAAGAAGAAGCGGTACCAGGATCAGTTACTAGAGAAAACTGATAATCAGATTTCAAATCTGGAGCGCATG GTTCAAGACATTGAGTTCACCCAAATTGAGTTGAAAGTCATTGAGGGGCTGAAAGTTGGAAATGACTGTCTGAAGAGTATGCATGAG GTGATGTCCATAGAGGATGTGGAGAGAATCATGGATGAGACTCAGGAAGCCATTGAATATCAGAGG CAAATCGATGAGTTACTGGCGGGCACGTTGACCCAGGAGGATGAAGAAAGTGTTCTGGCCGAGCTCCGAGCTCTCACTCAG gaagaggaagtacaACTTCCCGACGTTCCCACGGATCCCCTTCCTGAAGTACCGGAGGCAGCCAATGTTCAGCCAG ACCGGATGCGGGCGAAGGAGAATGACATGCCTGAGATGTTGGCAGCGTGA